A stretch of the Halorussus salinus genome encodes the following:
- a CDS encoding NAD(+)/NADH kinase, translating into MGSANDDEVGAATLGVVGEGALADDVFETVETVRGPASEVLAADPAAVVAVGEAALLSLVRGGVAVPVLPIDAGPGYGGVTRDVAAEAVEALVADEFETVRRTLLSVSVGDERVGRALADVTLVTAEPARISEYAVRSRDEEVSRFRADGVVVSTPTGSHGYGRSAGGAILQPETGVVGVVPVAPFAVDVDHWVVSAERPVELTVERDEGAVSLLLDDRRVRGVAPHTTVEVVEDGALELVRVPASPPFFDRA; encoded by the coding sequence ATGGGTAGTGCGAACGACGACGAGGTCGGAGCCGCCACGCTCGGCGTCGTGGGCGAGGGCGCGCTCGCCGACGACGTGTTCGAGACGGTCGAGACCGTCCGCGGCCCGGCGAGCGAGGTCCTCGCGGCCGACCCCGCGGCGGTCGTCGCGGTCGGCGAGGCGGCGCTCCTCTCGCTGGTCCGTGGCGGCGTCGCGGTCCCGGTCCTCCCCATCGACGCCGGACCGGGCTACGGCGGCGTCACGCGCGACGTGGCGGCGGAAGCGGTCGAAGCACTCGTCGCCGACGAGTTCGAGACCGTCCGGCGGACCTTGCTATCGGTGTCGGTCGGCGACGAGCGCGTCGGGCGGGCGTTGGCCGACGTGACGCTCGTGACCGCCGAACCGGCCCGCATCTCCGAATATGCGGTCCGGTCGCGGGACGAGGAGGTCTCGCGGTTCCGCGCCGACGGCGTGGTCGTCTCGACGCCGACCGGGAGCCACGGCTACGGCCGGAGCGCGGGCGGGGCGATACTCCAACCGGAGACCGGCGTCGTCGGCGTCGTCCCGGTCGCGCCGTTCGCGGTCGACGTGGACCACTGGGTCGTGTCCGCCGAGCGGCCCGTCGAGTTGACCGTCGAGCGCGACGAGGGCGCGGTGTCGCTCCTGTTGGACGACCGTCGCGTCCGCGGCGTCGCTCCCCACACGACCGTCGAAGTCGTCGAAGACGGCGCGCTCGAACTGGTTCGGGTGCCAGCCAGCCCGCCGTTCTTCGACCGGGCGTAG
- a CDS encoding M28 family peptidase, with translation MTQWIGETFTSDAGWNHLETLVDIGDRMAGSEGERAAAERTRDALSDVGARNARLEEFDVQGWTRGDSEVRAGDTAQASIALPRSPDATAAGELVDLGYGLPSDFEEADVAGKVVMVSSNVPDYYDRFIHRREKYYYAVEGGAAAFVFRNHVEGCLPPTGSVGTGEDPIGDIPAVGVSKEVGSRLSRRWEGEEVEVAVEADIHDATSQNVHAELGPDTDEEILVTSHVDAHDIAEGAMDNGAGTAMVVEMAKALAAREEELDTKVRFIAYGSEEVGLVGSSVDADERDLDSIEAIVNNDGVVRGRTLTFHTHGFDALDAAAERVGEDFGHPVKTIPEQGPHSDHWPYVKWGVPGYHVMSETGDEGRGWGHTYADTLDKLEVRDLREQAVLLTELVVRLAGDEFAVSRKDPEAIAAALEDEDQAEGMKIIGDWPYDQ, from the coding sequence ATGACACAGTGGATCGGTGAGACGTTCACCAGCGACGCCGGATGGAACCACTTGGAGACCCTCGTGGACATCGGCGACCGGATGGCCGGGAGCGAGGGCGAACGGGCGGCCGCCGAACGAACGCGGGACGCGCTCTCGGACGTGGGAGCGCGAAACGCGCGACTCGAGGAGTTCGACGTGCAGGGCTGGACCCGCGGCGACAGCGAGGTCCGGGCGGGCGACACCGCCCAAGCGTCCATCGCGCTCCCGCGGAGTCCGGACGCGACCGCGGCGGGCGAACTCGTGGACCTCGGCTACGGGCTCCCGAGCGACTTCGAGGAGGCCGACGTGGCGGGGAAGGTCGTGATGGTCTCCTCGAACGTCCCCGACTACTACGACCGGTTCATCCATCGGCGAGAGAAGTACTACTACGCCGTCGAGGGCGGCGCGGCCGCGTTCGTCTTCCGGAACCACGTCGAGGGGTGTCTCCCGCCGACCGGGAGCGTCGGCACCGGCGAGGACCCCATCGGCGACATCCCGGCAGTGGGCGTCTCGAAGGAAGTCGGCTCCCGACTCTCGCGGCGCTGGGAGGGCGAGGAGGTCGAAGTGGCCGTCGAAGCGGACATCCACGACGCGACGAGCCAGAACGTCCACGCCGAGTTGGGACCGGACACCGACGAGGAGATACTCGTCACCAGCCACGTGGACGCCCACGACATCGCCGAGGGCGCGATGGACAACGGCGCTGGCACCGCGATGGTCGTGGAGATGGCGAAGGCGCTGGCCGCGCGCGAGGAGGAACTCGACACGAAGGTGCGATTCATCGCTTACGGGTCCGAGGAGGTCGGCCTCGTGGGGTCGAGCGTGGACGCCGACGAGCGCGACCTCGACTCTATCGAGGCCATCGTGAACAACGACGGCGTGGTCCGCGGCCGGACGCTCACCTTCCACACCCACGGCTTCGACGCGCTCGACGCCGCGGCCGAACGGGTAGGCGAGGACTTCGGTCATCCCGTGAAGACCATCCCCGAGCAGGGACCCCACAGCGACCACTGGCCCTACGTCAAGTGGGGTGTGCCGGGCTACCACGTCATGAGCGAGACCGGCGACGAGGGCCGCGGGTGGGGCCACACCTACGCCGACACGCTCGACAAACTCGAAGTACGGGACCTCCGCGAGCAGGCGGTCCTACTGACCGAACTCGTCGTCCGCCTCGCTGGCGACGAGTTCGCGGTCTCGCGCAAAGACCCCGAGGCAATCGCCGCGGCGCTAGAGGACGAGGACCAAGCCGAGGGCATGAAGATAATCGGCGACTGGCCCTACGACCAGTAG
- the pdhA gene encoding pyruvate dehydrogenase (acetyl-transferring) E1 component subunit alpha, with protein sequence MNDMAIQAPDVTRVVAPDGTIDERTDPDLSESAVIDLYRLQVLARTFDQKAVKLHRQGRIGTYAPLQGQEAAQVGAAYALAENDYCFPTYRDHAMYLTRGLDLEDVLVYLLGEGNYVDREESDGLRTFPPTIPIATQLPHAVGTGMAADYRGDDCATLVSFGDGATSEGDFHEGMNFAGVFDAPTVFFCQNNQWAISVPRERQTASATIAQKADAYGFDGVRVDGNDVLAVYAAVEEALDAAKSGEGPRLIEAVTYRQGAHTTTDDPSKYRDDDEVEEWRRKDPVERTREYLEDAHGWSDTDEEQLRDWADQRVVEAVANVEDRTGLDVDAIFEHVYAETPGKLRRQRERVVDDPEVER encoded by the coding sequence ATGAATGATATGGCAATACAGGCTCCCGACGTGACCCGCGTCGTCGCTCCGGACGGTACCATCGACGAACGGACCGACCCCGACCTCTCGGAGTCGGCGGTCATCGACCTCTACCGGCTACAGGTACTCGCACGCACGTTCGATCAAAAGGCCGTCAAACTCCACCGGCAGGGGCGTATCGGAACGTACGCGCCCCTTCAGGGCCAAGAGGCCGCACAGGTCGGCGCGGCGTACGCGCTCGCCGAGAACGACTACTGCTTCCCGACGTACCGGGACCACGCGATGTACCTCACTCGCGGCCTCGACCTCGAAGACGTGCTGGTCTACCTGCTGGGCGAGGGCAACTACGTGGACCGCGAGGAGTCCGACGGTCTCCGGACGTTCCCGCCGACCATCCCCATCGCCACCCAGCTTCCCCACGCAGTCGGAACGGGCATGGCGGCCGACTACCGAGGAGACGACTGCGCGACGCTGGTGAGCTTCGGCGACGGCGCGACCTCGGAGGGCGACTTCCACGAGGGGATGAACTTCGCGGGCGTCTTCGACGCACCGACGGTGTTCTTCTGTCAAAACAACCAGTGGGCCATTTCGGTGCCCCGCGAGCGCCAGACCGCCTCCGCGACCATCGCCCAGAAGGCCGACGCCTACGGGTTCGACGGCGTTCGCGTGGACGGCAACGACGTGCTGGCGGTGTACGCCGCCGTCGAGGAGGCCCTCGACGCCGCGAAGTCCGGCGAGGGACCGCGACTCATCGAGGCGGTCACGTACCGACAGGGTGCCCACACCACCACCGACGACCCCTCGAAGTACCGCGACGACGACGAGGTCGAGGAGTGGCGACGGAAGGACCCGGTCGAGCGAACCCGCGAGTACCTCGAAGACGCCCACGGCTGGTCGGACACCGACGAGGAGCAACTCCGAGACTGGGCCGACCAGCGCGTCGTGGAGGCGGTCGCCAACGTCGAAGACCGGACCGGACTCGACGTGGACGCCATCTTCGAACACGTCTACGCCGAGACGCCGGGGAAACTCCGGCGGCAGAGAGAGCGCGTCGTAGACGACCCGGAAGTCGAGCGATAG
- a CDS encoding cytochrome c oxidase subunit 3: MTVADDSGEEHGHHLPAVEDWPQGFGEASWWPFITALGSAGIYVGAALFLLAQGQQPIIDPLFGPVVFVGSVGLFLAGLYGWVYHAFVKAFWSSDGHGSSGLRWGMVLFLGSEIATFGAGFVYYFFIRVGTWGTEEFPELLGSLVLINTALLVLSSFTLHWGHVELRKGNRQNFLVGLAATLLLGIVFIGGQVYEYYEFIQHEGFNLGSGIFGSAFYALTGLHGLHVSMGAVLIAIVFVRALYGQYTAERHTSVTTVSMYWHFVDAVWIFLVVVLYVGAEVSL, translated from the coding sequence ATGACAGTAGCGGACGATTCAGGAGAGGAGCACGGCCATCACCTCCCGGCCGTCGAAGACTGGCCTCAGGGCTTCGGAGAGGCGAGTTGGTGGCCCTTCATCACCGCGCTCGGTAGCGCGGGTATCTACGTCGGTGCCGCCCTGTTCCTGCTGGCACAAGGACAACAACCGATAATCGACCCGCTGTTCGGGCCGGTCGTGTTCGTCGGGTCGGTCGGCCTCTTCCTCGCGGGCCTGTACGGCTGGGTCTACCACGCCTTCGTCAAGGCGTTCTGGTCGAGCGACGGCCACGGTAGTAGCGGACTCAGATGGGGAATGGTGCTGTTCCTCGGGTCCGAGATAGCGACGTTCGGTGCCGGGTTCGTCTACTACTTCTTCATCCGCGTCGGCACGTGGGGCACCGAGGAGTTCCCGGAACTCCTCGGGTCGCTGGTACTCATCAACACCGCCCTGCTGGTGCTGTCGAGTTTCACGCTCCACTGGGGCCACGTCGAACTCCGGAAGGGCAACCGCCAGAACTTCCTCGTCGGACTGGCCGCGACGCTCCTGCTGGGCATCGTCTTCATCGGCGGGCAGGTCTACGAGTACTACGAGTTCATCCAGCACGAGGGCTTCAACCTCGGGTCGGGCATCTTCGGGAGCGCGTTCTACGCGCTGACCGGTCTGCACGGTCTCCACGTCTCGATGGGCGCGGTCCTCATCGCCATCGTGTTCGTCCGCGCGCTCTACGGGCAGTACACCGCCGAGCGCCACACGTCGGTCACGACGGTCTCGATGTACTGGCACTTCGTGGACGCGGTCTGGATTTTCCTCGTCGTCGTGCTGTACGTCGGTGCGGAAGTGTCGCTCTAA
- a CDS encoding prolyl oligopeptidase family serine peptidase has protein sequence MPLPRNSSPDPPPTRRDETTERLHGTELADPYRWLESDDEPVREWTAAQNDYADALLDSPTRDSLRSRVAALADVAEYGTVEAAGGRYFRTIRESGDDRARLVAAESPGDDGALLVEPDDWDDARGDDRTHSRSIAWHLPAPDGDLLAYGVAGGDERVDIHVVSVPDAEEVAVREDCGRVTRAFVGYDPTSPGTVAWNADGDGLYYVATSPGPEGSIETELRHWRFGEDDTEATLLRPDDRDGWPLVRTDPESGTLAVAFHDSSGTDWWVRADGEFRPVLKDSDAETFAVFCGETVFLQTDHEAPRKRLLACSLSAFRAGDLSLSDCETVLPEREAVLQSVAATPDLLVARYAEDARARLAVYDRDGDLLRDLSVPDNSSVSKLRTDPETETAFYLVEGFDRPPTLVRADLRSGDRQELTRVEVEGDEESALDELVVRQAVVESTGGVEVPLFVCHREGIERDGDNPTVLHGYGGFRSSRPPNFDRFRAGLLADGGVYAQVCARGGHEYGEEWHEDGMGVSKQHTFDDFVAAGEYLCSAGYTNADRLAVTGRSNGGLSVGAVVTQRPDLWGAAVCSVPLLDMLRFHRLGMGAAWTAEYGDPADESDFETLRAYSLYHNVEEGVEYPPVLFTTGDEDTRVHPSHARKTAARMQAVGEGGPFLLRTASGAGHGSGPSVEAVIAEQTDRWTFLYETLGIDP, from the coding sequence ATGCCTCTCCCCCGGAACTCGTCGCCGGACCCGCCACCGACGCGACGCGACGAGACCACCGAACGGCTCCACGGCACCGAACTCGCCGACCCGTATCGCTGGCTGGAGTCCGACGACGAACCCGTCCGCGAGTGGACCGCCGCCCAGAACGACTACGCCGACGCGCTCCTCGACTCGCCGACCCGAGACTCCCTCCGGTCGCGAGTGGCCGCGCTCGCGGACGTGGCCGAGTACGGCACCGTCGAAGCCGCTGGCGGCCGCTACTTCCGGACCATCCGCGAGTCCGGCGACGACCGCGCCCGCCTCGTCGCCGCAGAGTCCCCCGGCGACGACGGTGCGCTCCTCGTGGAACCGGACGACTGGGACGACGCCAGAGGCGACGACCGGACCCACTCGCGGTCGATTGCGTGGCACCTCCCCGCGCCCGACGGGGACCTGCTGGCTTACGGCGTCGCGGGCGGCGACGAGCGCGTCGATATTCACGTCGTCAGCGTCCCCGACGCCGAGGAGGTCGCCGTCCGCGAGGACTGCGGGCGCGTGACTCGCGCGTTCGTCGGCTACGACCCGACGAGTCCCGGCACGGTCGCGTGGAACGCCGACGGCGACGGACTCTACTACGTCGCGACCAGTCCGGGGCCGGAGGGGAGTATCGAGACGGAACTGCGCCACTGGCGGTTCGGCGAGGACGATACCGAAGCGACCCTCCTCCGACCCGACGACCGCGACGGCTGGCCGCTGGTCCGGACCGACCCCGAATCGGGGACGCTCGCGGTCGCGTTCCACGACTCGTCGGGCACCGACTGGTGGGTCCGAGCAGACGGCGAGTTCCGACCGGTCCTCAAAGACAGCGACGCCGAGACGTTCGCCGTGTTCTGCGGCGAAACGGTCTTCCTTCAGACCGACCACGAGGCTCCGCGCAAGCGCCTGTTGGCGTGTTCGCTGTCGGCGTTCCGCGCTGGCGACCTCTCGCTGTCGGACTGCGAGACGGTCCTGCCCGAGCGCGAGGCGGTCCTCCAGTCGGTCGCCGCGACGCCGGACCTCCTCGTCGCTCGGTACGCAGAGGACGCCCGCGCCCGACTCGCGGTGTACGACCGCGACGGCGACCTCCTCCGGGATTTGTCGGTGCCCGACAACTCGTCGGTGTCGAAGCTTCGGACCGACCCCGAGACCGAGACGGCCTTCTATCTGGTCGAGGGGTTCGACAGACCGCCGACGTTGGTCCGGGCCGACCTCCGGTCTGGCGACCGACAGGAACTGACGCGCGTCGAGGTAGAAGGAGATGAGGAGTCTGCACTGGACGAGTTGGTCGTCCGGCAGGCGGTCGTGGAATCGACGGGCGGCGTCGAGGTCCCGCTGTTCGTCTGTCACCGCGAGGGCATCGAGCGCGACGGCGACAACCCGACCGTCCTCCACGGCTACGGCGGCTTTCGGTCGAGCAGGCCGCCGAACTTCGACCGGTTTCGGGCGGGCCTCCTCGCGGACGGGGGCGTGTACGCGCAGGTCTGCGCGCGCGGCGGCCACGAGTACGGCGAGGAGTGGCACGAGGACGGCATGGGCGTGAGCAAACAGCACACCTTCGACGACTTCGTGGCGGCCGGAGAGTACCTCTGTTCGGCCGGATACACGAACGCCGACAGACTGGCGGTCACGGGGCGGTCGAACGGCGGCCTCTCGGTCGGCGCGGTCGTGACTCAGCGGCCGGACCTCTGGGGCGCGGCAGTCTGTTCCGTCCCCCTGCTCGACATGCTCCGGTTCCACCGGCTCGGCATGGGCGCGGCGTGGACCGCCGAGTACGGCGACCCGGCGGATGAGTCGGACTTCGAGACGTTGCGGGCATACTCGCTGTACCACAACGTCGAGGAGGGCGTCGAGTACCCGCCGGTGTTGTTCACGACCGGTGACGAGGACACGCGCGTCCACCCGAGTCACGCCCGGAAGACGGCCGCTCGGATGCAGGCGGTGGGCGAGGGCGGACCCTTCCTCCTGCGGACGGCGAGCGGCGCTGGCCACGGCAGCGGCCCGTCGGTCGAAGCCGTCATCGCCGAGCAGACCGACCGGTGGACGTTCCTCTACGAGACACTGGGAATCGACCCGTAA
- the coxB gene encoding cytochrome c oxidase subunit II codes for MRQKRTAFATLLGVAALALFADPALAQGYDSTTESLIRSLNTQLLYMAIPITVLVEGILIYTVWKYRKNDDPKPTKENRRLEISWTIATALVLLVVGYASYGVMANEYVSNAKGEYEPSEEAVEVEVVGQKYLWNFNYQGENVSTTGTLVLPEGQNVYLNITSTDWLHAFHVPELGLKQDALPGQHNMMKTKITSTGTYQLYCAEYCGVGHSKMLGEVEVVSQQEYQDWLDEQQGNGTAS; via the coding sequence ATGAGACAGAAGCGGACAGCGTTCGCAACGCTACTGGGGGTCGCGGCGCTCGCCCTGTTCGCCGACCCGGCGTTGGCGCAGGGGTACGACTCGACGACCGAGTCGCTGATTCGGTCGCTGAACACGCAACTGCTGTACATGGCGATTCCCATCACGGTGTTGGTCGAGGGCATCCTCATCTACACCGTCTGGAAGTACCGGAAGAACGACGACCCCAAGCCCACCAAGGAGAACCGCCGCCTCGAAATCTCGTGGACCATCGCCACCGCGCTGGTCCTGCTGGTCGTCGGCTACGCCTCCTACGGCGTGATGGCCAACGAGTACGTCTCGAACGCGAAAGGCGAGTACGAGCCGAGCGAGGAGGCCGTCGAGGTCGAAGTCGTCGGCCAGAAGTACCTCTGGAACTTCAACTACCAAGGCGAGAACGTCTCGACCACGGGCACGCTCGTCCTCCCGGAGGGCCAGAACGTGTATCTCAATATAACATCCACGGACTGGCTCCACGCATTCCACGTACCCGAACTCGGGCTGAAACAGGACGCGCTCCCCGGCCAGCACAACATGATGAAGACCAAGATTACCAGCACCGGGACCTACCAGCTCTACTGTGCGGAGTACTGCGGCGTCGGCCACTCGAAGATGCTCGGCGAGGTCGAAGTCGTCTCCCAGCAGGAGTATCAGGACTGGCTGGACGAACAGCAGGGCAACGGCACGGCTAGCTGA
- the cyoE gene encoding heme o synthase produces the protein MFDKEIRVTEHTSRRFVSMLAGTAIGVYLLVVVGATTALTDAAAACPTWPACNGQWLVPLDRPKLAVAWGHRVAALGVGLALAATTLLAWRGDTDRRVRGALAVAALLYPAQVGLGAFAATTASVALLSAVHLVVGMAIFGGVLLGLTWTLEPETFDEPTGVEDPDEMPDAEEPPATPDPAARPDGLVARAKRTGFAYFRLMKPRLMWLLCLVASAAMALAAGPEGLGVDTIVATLTGGVLSIGASGTFNHVLERDVDRKMNRTADRPAATDQIPVRNAVAFGLVLAALSLVAFLTVNVLAAALGLFAILFYSVVYTLLLKPNTVQNTVIGGFAGALPALIGGAAVTGKIGLPALVLAGVIFLWTPAHFYNLALAYKDDYARGGFPMMPVVRGEAVTRKHILLYLGATLLSAGLLSAVTTLGWLYAVTSVAFGAVFLWTVIRLHYEQTEEAAFRSFHASNAYLGALLVAVVADALVF, from the coding sequence ATGTTCGACAAGGAGATTCGCGTGACCGAACACACGTCCCGGCGGTTCGTCTCGATGCTCGCTGGCACCGCGATAGGCGTCTATCTGCTGGTGGTCGTCGGCGCGACCACCGCCCTGACCGACGCGGCGGCCGCCTGTCCGACGTGGCCCGCCTGCAACGGTCAGTGGCTGGTCCCGCTCGACCGACCGAAACTCGCCGTCGCGTGGGGCCACCGCGTCGCCGCGCTCGGCGTCGGCCTCGCGCTGGCGGCGACGACGCTACTGGCGTGGCGAGGAGATACCGACCGTCGCGTCCGCGGCGCGCTCGCCGTGGCCGCGCTACTCTACCCCGCGCAGGTGGGTCTGGGCGCGTTCGCCGCGACGACCGCCAGCGTGGCCCTGCTCTCGGCGGTCCACCTCGTCGTCGGCATGGCCATCTTCGGGGGCGTCCTCCTCGGGCTGACGTGGACGCTCGAACCGGAGACCTTCGACGAGCCGACCGGCGTCGAGGACCCCGACGAGATGCCCGACGCCGAGGAGCCACCCGCGACCCCGGACCCGGCCGCGCGGCCGGACGGTCTCGTCGCTCGCGCGAAACGGACCGGATTCGCGTACTTCCGACTGATGAAACCGCGACTGATGTGGCTGCTCTGTCTGGTCGCCTCGGCCGCGATGGCGCTTGCGGCCGGTCCGGAGGGACTCGGGGTGGACACCATCGTCGCCACGCTGACCGGCGGCGTCCTCTCCATCGGCGCGTCGGGCACGTTCAACCACGTCCTCGAACGCGACGTGGACCGGAAGATGAATCGGACCGCCGACCGCCCCGCCGCGACCGACCAGATTCCGGTCCGGAACGCGGTCGCGTTCGGTCTCGTGCTGGCGGCGCTCTCGCTGGTCGCGTTCCTGACGGTCAACGTGCTGGCCGCCGCGCTCGGCCTGTTCGCCATCCTGTTCTACAGCGTGGTCTACACGCTCCTGCTGAAGCCCAACACGGTCCAGAACACGGTCATCGGCGGATTCGCCGGGGCGCTCCCGGCGCTCATCGGCGGGGCCGCGGTGACGGGCAAAATCGGCCTGCCCGCGCTCGTGCTGGCCGGGGTCATCTTCCTCTGGACGCCCGCGCACTTCTACAACCTCGCGCTGGCGTACAAGGACGACTACGCCCGCGGCGGGTTCCCGATGATGCCCGTCGTCCGAGGAGAAGCCGTCACCCGCAAGCACATCCTGCTGTACCTCGGTGCGACCCTGCTTTCGGCGGGCCTCCTCTCGGCGGTCACGACGCTCGGGTGGCTCTACGCGGTGACGAGTGTCGCGTTCGGAGCCGTCTTCCTCTGGACGGTTATCCGGCTCCACTACGAGCAGACCGAGGAGGCCGCTTTCCGGTCGTTCCACGCCTCGAACGCGTATCTGGGCGCGCTCTTGGTCGCGGTCGTCGCGGACGCGCTCGTCTTCTGA
- a CDS encoding DUF7546 family protein, with protein sequence MTRTIDVSTDRLKPDRDTLLWAGLVVNTELILTFAYLLLADVTVTEWRYLVFPFVWINLSVWALVRTRPSADSSRTRYVGAAIAVGYFLLLGYVGGLFQPGLLFHSHGGGAGAHTHATGLRISWLPPGWGPALLYTGDLVQLNLMPYKLVGYLTLAYLVYDTVLETAGSAVSGLLGLVSCVSCTWPVIATLAAGVAGSGTAVAAAASEWSYTIGTVAFAVTVLLLRWRPSLGSLR encoded by the coding sequence ATGACACGGACCATCGACGTTTCGACGGACCGACTCAAGCCCGACCGAGACACCCTCTTGTGGGCCGGACTCGTCGTCAACACCGAACTCATCCTGACGTTCGCGTACCTCCTGCTCGCGGACGTGACCGTCACCGAGTGGCGCTATCTCGTCTTCCCGTTCGTCTGGATAAATCTGAGCGTGTGGGCGCTAGTTCGAACCCGGCCCTCGGCCGACTCGTCCCGGACTCGCTACGTCGGCGCGGCCATCGCGGTCGGCTACTTCCTCCTGCTCGGCTACGTCGGCGGTCTGTTCCAGCCGGGACTGCTCTTCCACAGTCACGGCGGCGGCGCGGGCGCACACACCCACGCGACTGGATTGCGCATCTCGTGGCTCCCGCCCGGCTGGGGTCCGGCGCTGTTGTACACCGGCGACCTCGTGCAGTTGAACCTGATGCCGTACAAGCTGGTCGGCTACCTGACGCTGGCGTACCTCGTCTACGACACGGTGCTGGAGACGGCCGGGTCGGCGGTGTCGGGGCTCCTCGGACTCGTCTCGTGCGTGAGTTGCACGTGGCCGGTAATCGCCACCCTCGCGGCCGGGGTCGCGGGGTCGGGCACCGCAGTCGCGGCCGCGGCCAGCGAGTGGTCCTACACTATCGGCACCGTCGCGTTCGCCGTGACCGTCCTGTTGCTTCGCTGGCGGCCGTCTCTGGGCAGTCTCCGGTGA
- a CDS encoding DNA cytosine methyltransferase, translated as MGRPPHKVVDLFSGAGGFSLGLEMPERLNGIANLGYEEIGFEDDLFETVLAVEADDNTAETFRRNFGAEVFEGDIRDIDSFERWDDAEVVVGGPPCQGFSNLNKTQTEELDDERNTLWRQFLRAVEEIEPDVFLIENVPRFLKSRQGARTVEIAEELGYTTVVDTLWAHEYGVPQKRKRAFVLGSKLGVPFFPAKTDEETRTVRDAIGDLPNEPTEENWHVSRKHVTELSEKRFREVPPGGNRHDLPEELMPECWKNKTRGGTDLFGRLWWDRPSVTIRTEFYKPEKGRYLHPEANRSITIREGARLQTFPDDFEFYGARTRVAPQIGNAVPPKLSYHIGDAIADHLDGKTSDIDPKVDTEHEVFQKSFRGGEVEQARLSVFNE; from the coding sequence ATGGGAAGGCCGCCACACAAGGTCGTCGACCTCTTTAGCGGCGCGGGTGGTTTCTCACTCGGTTTGGAGATGCCGGAACGACTGAACGGAATCGCGAATCTCGGATACGAGGAAATCGGTTTCGAAGACGACCTCTTCGAGACCGTTCTGGCGGTCGAAGCGGACGACAACACTGCGGAGACGTTTCGTCGGAACTTCGGCGCAGAAGTATTCGAAGGAGATATCCGAGATATCGACTCGTTCGAGCGATGGGACGACGCCGAAGTCGTCGTCGGCGGTCCTCCTTGCCAAGGGTTCTCTAATCTCAACAAGACCCAGACCGAAGAACTGGACGACGAGCGGAACACGCTTTGGCGACAGTTCCTCCGCGCAGTCGAGGAGATAGAGCCGGACGTATTCCTCATCGAGAACGTGCCTCGGTTTCTCAAATCCCGACAAGGCGCTCGGACCGTCGAAATCGCCGAGGAGTTAGGATACACCACCGTGGTCGATACGCTCTGGGCGCACGAATACGGGGTCCCGCAGAAACGCAAGCGAGCGTTCGTGTTGGGTAGCAAACTCGGCGTACCGTTCTTCCCCGCGAAGACCGACGAGGAGACTCGGACGGTTCGGGACGCCATCGGCGATCTGCCGAACGAACCGACCGAGGAGAACTGGCACGTGAGCCGGAAGCACGTCACGGAACTCAGCGAGAAACGCTTCCGAGAGGTCCCTCCGGGCGGGAACCGACACGACCTCCCCGAGGAGTTGATGCCCGAGTGCTGGAAGAACAAGACCCGAGGCGGGACGGACCTGTTCGGTCGTCTGTGGTGGGACCGGCCGTCCGTGACTATCCGAACGGAGTTCTACAAGCCCGAGAAGGGTCGCTACCTCCACCCTGAAGCGAACCGCTCCATTACGATTCGAGAGGGCGCGAGACTACAGACGTTCCCGGACGATTTCGAGTTCTACGGCGCGAGGACCCGCGTCGCGCCCCAAATCGGAAACGCGGTCCCGCCGAAGTTGTCGTACCACATCGGCGACGCCATCGCCGACCATCTCGACGGGAAGACCAGCGATATCGACCCGAAGGTCGATACCGAACATGAAGTTTTCCAGAAGTCGTTCCGCGGTGGAGAGGTCGAACAAGCAAGACTGAGCGTGTTCAACGAGTAG
- a CDS encoding HNH endonuclease, whose protein sequence is MQAVSEFEAHETELYAVIFDETSGKGRIREHLRDNIGEAVESATLARISGISEYARRVRELRNEEGFVIDSTRTRAELGQNDYFVVEVRDVDEKSRITAQTRYEQLEREEACRICGRTVDHPDVRYMEVDHIESFVDYDDPRAVNDSSNLRTLCNECHHGKSASENVANRRRGGREDDR, encoded by the coding sequence GTGCAAGCGGTGAGCGAGTTCGAGGCTCACGAGACGGAACTGTACGCCGTGATTTTCGACGAGACGAGCGGAAAAGGACGAATTAGGGAGCATCTGAGGGACAACATCGGCGAGGCAGTCGAATCAGCGACTTTGGCCCGAATCAGCGGAATAAGCGAGTACGCCCGACGCGTCCGTGAACTCCGAAACGAGGAGGGATTCGTCATCGACAGTACCAGAACGAGAGCGGAACTCGGACAGAACGACTACTTCGTGGTAGAGGTCCGAGACGTAGATGAGAAGAGCAGAATCACTGCACAGACGCGCTACGAACAGTTAGAGCGCGAAGAGGCGTGTCGAATCTGCGGCCGGACCGTAGACCACCCCGACGTGCGGTATATGGAGGTAGACCACATCGAATCGTTCGTGGATTACGACGACCCACGGGCAGTGAACGACTCCTCGAATCTCCGAACCCTCTGTAACGAATGCCATCACGGCAAGAGCGCGTCGGAGAACGTCGCCAATCGGCGACGAGGTGGCCGAGAAGACGACAGGTGA